The following is a genomic window from Salvelinus fontinalis isolate EN_2023a chromosome 11, ASM2944872v1, whole genome shotgun sequence.
CAATATGATAAAGACTAAATGGCTCTATATCATATACATCCAATGTAATCACATGCATTACATATTATATTTGACAACATAAGCTTATAAGCACAATGAAAAGTGTATGGAAGGGATTATTATGATATCTAGGTACCTGGGGTGGTTGTGTCCTTTCTACACTTTACTGTTGCAGAGGCAGTTTTCCAACTGACCAGGTTGGAGGCGTTGCACTTTACACTGATGTTTCTCTCTgctggtgagagagagaattgaatCTGCTGGGCGTCCCCGTAGATCTTATTGTCTCTCTCCCAGGTGTAGGTAATGTCGGGGTAGCAGGACACGTTGCACACCAGCTGTACCGTACAGGAGCGGTTGGCCAATAGCTTGATGTCTGTCTGGATCGCCACCTTGGATATAGGCTCTGACCAAccaggagagagataaagactcGTAACCAGTCTTCTAAATGAACCCTACCATAGCCATACCACCAGGAGATAGATGACTTGAAAATGTGATGGATATTTAACAAAGCATGGTGAGTCAGGTCAGTGTAAAACCACAAAATCTGTGTTATAGTTGAAAGATCTTTAGCCATGGTTATGGATATAAATGAGAATGATATCAAAATAGGATGCAAAAATGGTGAAAACAGCCTACCGTGGACCTTCAGAGTGATGGTCTTACTGTCAATCTGACCTTTGTCCCCTTCGCCTGCAAGTAGAAAATCCCCTGAGTCTTGCAGTATCAGTTCTCTGACTGTTAAACTGAAGTTTTTGGTGTTCATCTTTAGTCTCCCCTCAAACTGGGATCCAGGTGAATATACAACTTCTGAGTTGAATTCTGCAATATCCTTTCCCATATACTTCCACACCAAGGATTTCAAATGTCCATTCTCTAAGCCTGCCAGCAGCTCCACGGAGTCCCCCACTCTCTTGTTGATGATCAGAGGAACACCCACACCtgaaacacacaaatacacacgttataaagatgaaataaaaaattCTGACATGGTTGCACACTATAGTCAATGGTTGCACACTATATTACAATGATCTTATTACTGTGTAATTATTAATGTAAGTACGAAGTAGCAAGTGATGTAATTTCTCATTGTTACACTCTAATACTTGTTACAGTGTGACTGTAATACTTGTTACAGTGTGTCTTCATGAATAACTACACAATAATACGCTACAATGCAAAGTCCTGCCTAATCAATAATAGATAATAATGGATTGGATTTATATAGCGCATTTCCAGGTTTCATTTATGCTGTACATGGAACTTAGCATATTTTCACTTTATATCTTTATGTATCTGAGTGTGTGGGTCCTTTTTTCTTCATTGAAGTCCACTCCTCCCCCACATtcagtagaacaggatgagatgaCAGGAAAAGAGAAGTGGGGGTAGATCTGATAACCCCTCCTCAGCTCACAAGTACAAATCCCACTGTGTATACTGTGTAATTATTCACCAGAAATGCATCATATACTGCATGGGCAACATTATAATTACATATCAGTCTGAAGTAATGTTTTATAAACCCTTATAAAAAAATGTCAGTCATGAATTAAGAAAAAAATACAGTTACAGTTCATTGAAGAATTGAAGACATAACTGCAGTTATACTAGTCTGGCAATGTATCATATTATGTAATAGAAACAATAATTTGATACAGTCCCATATCGCCTTAAATGTAATAAATGACAGCCATTAGTCACAGGGTCTTAAGATCTGTTACGTTCTAGAAGCACTGCAACAGCTGCTGTCCCAACCACACCATCGGCACTAATTCAAAACTGCAGAATACATACATCATGATATGTTCCTGAATATAGGTATTATGTAGGTGTTATAAACAGTAATAAAGCAAATGTTTTGAGATACAACCAATCACTGATGACCAGGCATTCTTACAGGCAACACACACCATGTAAAAACCAACAAGGAAGTTAGAGAAAGCTGACGGTTTTACTTACTTTATCATGCAAGCAAGCACATGCAATAGATCCTGTTTGGGGATGATTCTACCCTCTTGGTTTCACATTAGAAAAAGGAGACCGTTGAAAAGATCCTAAGCAGCCAACTGACTAAAGTCAGTAAGTGGTTGTCCATGTAGGCAAGACAGAATGTATCCTGTTTGGTTCTAAACACAAAGTGAACAACTCTTCCAGCTTCTTGGTCAAGTTTAATGACGTAGCGGTGAAGGAAAAATGCTCTGTTACATTCATTGGGATGTGAACTGGACCAACACATGACATGTGAACTTGTGGCTCTGAAGAACATTGGGAATGTTCACTCCAGGACCAAGTTCCTGGCAAAGGTAGCCAAGttcctggatagagagacaatgAGGACCCTGGCAACATCTCTGATACAGGGCCACTATGACTATGCTTGTATCTCATGATTCAGTGGCATAACAAAACATCTGAAGGACAAACTTCAATCGGCCCAAAACAAACTAAAGGGACAGTTTCCAGTTGATCTGGTGGTGGTGCAGATTAAACTGTTGATGGTTTTTAAAGAGATACATGACCTTTCCCCCAGTTACCTGTCTGGTTATTTTAATTTCATTGGAGACTCTCATAGCATCACACCAGAGCCAGTGTTGCCAATATGAGACCGCTGCTCTATAGGAGCATGGCTGGAAAAAGCTCTTTCCTTAACACTGGTGCAGAGGAATGGAATGGTGTACCAAACCATATAACATCTGTCAATACACTAGGGAGTTTAAataacttccggcgccgacagagatggccgcctcgcttcgcgttcctaggaaactatgcagtattttgtttttttatgttttatttcttacattggtaccccaggtaatcttaggtttcgttacatacagtcgggaggaactactgaatataagagcaacgtcaacttaccatcattacaaccaggaatatgactctcttgaagcggatcctgtgttttgccttccacccagtacaatggatctgatcccagccggcgaccctaaacaacgacgccgtaaaaggggcaaacgaagcggtcttctggtcaggcttcggagacgggcacatcgcgctccactccctagcatactactcgccaatgtccagtctcttgacaacaaggttgatgaaatccgagcaagggtaacattccagagagacatcagagactaacgttctttgcttcacggaaacatggctcactcgagagacgctaacgg
Proteins encoded in this region:
- the LOC129865506 gene encoding natural killer cell receptor 2B4-like isoform X2; this encodes MSGDPISCFSKQGILLLLLSNLHYGVGVPLIINKRVGDSVELLAGLENGHLKSLVWKYMGKDIAEFNSEVVYSPGSQFEGRLKMNTKNFSLTVRELILQDSGDFLLAGEGDKGQIDSKTITLKVHEPISKVAIQTDIKLLANRSCTVQLVCNVSCYPDITYTWERDNKIYGDAQQIQFSLSPAERNISVKCNASNLVSWKTASATVKCRKDTTTPGQAWYTIYIGVSVGGAVVLILTVAVAVCYCRGRSITEDLTDNTIYADVMINTRSRDTRSNSHVNSISIYETVRYLVIPRLNKPQTLYDKIAFGRPEGPPVPDRTLS
- the LOC129865506 gene encoding natural killer cell receptor 2B4-like isoform X1, which codes for MSGDPISCFSKQGILLLLLSNLHYGVGVPLIINKRVGDSVELLAGLENGHLKSLVWKYMGKDIAEFNSEVVYSPGSQFEGRLKMNTKNFSLTVRELILQDSGDFLLAGEGDKGQIDSKTITLKVHEPISKVAIQTDIKLLANRSCTVQLVCNVSCYPDITYTWERDNKIYGDAQQIQFSLSPAERNISVKCNASNLVSWKTASATVKCRKDTTTPEYVTGQAWYTIYIGVSVGGAVVLILTVAVAVCYCRGRSITEDLTDNTIYADVMINTRSRDTRSNSHVNSISIYETVRYLVIPRLNKPQTLYDKIAFGRPEGPPVPDRTLS
- the LOC129865506 gene encoding natural killer cell receptor 2B4-like isoform X4, whose translation is MGKDIAEFNSEVVYSPGSQFEGRLKMNTKNFSLTVRELILQDSGDFLLAGEGDKGQIDSKTITLKVHEPISKVAIQTDIKLLANRSCTVQLVCNVSCYPDITYTWERDNKIYGDAQQIQFSLSPAERNISVKCNASNLVSWKTASATVKCRKDTTTPEYVTGQAWYTIYIGVSVGGAVVLILTVAVAVCYCRGRSITEDLTDNTIYADVMINTRSRDTRSNSHVNSISIYETVRYLVIPRLNKPQTLYDKIAFGRPEGPPVPDRTLS
- the LOC129865506 gene encoding natural killer cell receptor 2B4-like isoform X3; protein product: MSGDPISCFSKQGILLLLLSNLHYGVGVPLIINKRVGDSVELLAGLENGHLKSLVWKYMGKDIAEFNSEVVYSPGSQFEGRLKMNTKNFSLTVRELILQDSGDFLLAGEGDKGQIDSKTITLKVHEPISKVAIQTDIKLLANRSCTVQLVCNVSCYPDITYTWERDNKIYGDAQQIQFSLSPAERNISVKCNASNLVSWKTASATVKCRKDTTTPEYVTGQAWYTIYIGVSVGGAVVLILTVAVAVCYCRGRSITDKIKQSCELNIHL